From the genome of Patagioenas fasciata isolate bPatFas1 chromosome 17, bPatFas1.hap1, whole genome shotgun sequence, one region includes:
- the VSIG10 gene encoding LOW QUALITY PROTEIN: V-set and immunoglobulin domain-containing protein 10 (The sequence of the model RefSeq protein was modified relative to this genomic sequence to represent the inferred CDS: deleted 1 base in 1 codon), protein MAGGRPTWRAGPGVPNMAAARDGGAAAAEADTRSPPRAPAQRARRAGGPGRLCPPSLLCPLAGAEAAQHRPWQRRPAMRLPAMRLPGGTPARFLLALCVWRLVPRRHAAGTEEVVFGEVGGSILLVCRNVSKEATEVVWFQGDPRSFPPLFSSRVSFPPDVRFSLVDNSSLHISELRLQDQGNYTCREVLNQTDHEHRVQLRVANPPHSAPKCWAEASPSGLMLQLFCSWPGGYPHPTLHWREEGHDLENSSWVISSSSNSDTHVETLNSSHLSHRKVFKCVGSHVVKQEEPACTVEIKVPSLESEPPKTCFVGDNVTLTCRVTEATPVARLTWLRGVTQPEAEIRPGGRYLIAQEGNESRLTIQNCSQGTDGGCYVCKAQNPVGLRELFVCLTVKQPVNIVGVVGAVVVLSLLAVLTVTGVVLYYNPLLCLRGAAFRNQDSGDVLVLVDSEDDDEGKGEEETTSSSTKHEAMALVNGNSIRAASPSCLTEGDDGEQRGGASPRERRGEELRGT, encoded by the exons ATGGCGGGGGGGCGCCCAACATGGCGGGCGGGCCCGGGGGTGCCCAACATGGCGGCCGCCCGAGACGGCGGGGCCGCGGCAGCCGAGGCTGACACACGATCCCCTCCACGGGCCCCGGCGCAGCGGGCA CGGAGAGCGGGCGGGCCCGGCCGGCTCTGCCCGCCCTCCCTCCTCTGCCCGCTGGCCGGGGCGGAGGCTGCTCAGCAccgcccgtggcagcggcgcCCGGCGATGCGGCTGCCCGCGATGCGGCTCCCCGGCGGGACGCCAGCCCGCTTCCTCCTCGCCCTCTGCGTCTGGAGGCTGGTGCCGCGCCGGCACGCCGCAG GAACAGAAGAAGTGGTCTTTGGGGAGGTCGGAGGAAGCATCCTCCTCGTGTGCCGAAATGTCTCCAAAGAGGCAACCGAGGTGGTCTGGTTTCAAGGGGACCCTCGTTCTTTCCCCCCACTCTTCTCCTCGAGGGTCTCCTTCCCCCCGGACGTCCGTTTCTCCCTGGTTGACAACAGCTCCCTGCACATCTCGGAGCTGCGGCTGCAGGACCAGGGCAACTACACCTGCAGAGAAGTGCTGAACCAGACGGACCACGAGCACCGGGTCCAGCTCCGGGTGGCCA ATCCACCGCACTCAGCCCCGAAGTGCTGGGCTGAGGCTTCCCCGTCGGGGCTGATGCTGCAGCTGTTTTGCAGCTGGCCCGGGGGGTACCCACACCCCACCCTGCACTGGAGAGAAGAGGGGCACGATCTGGAGAACTCCAGCTGGGTCATCAGCTCCTCCAGCAACTCGGACACGCACGTGGAAACGCTCAACAGCTCCCACCTCTCCCACCGCAAAGTCTTCAAGTGTGTCGGGAGCCACGTTGTCAAGCAGGAGGAGCCTGCGTGTACTGTGGAGATAA AAGTCCCTTCCCTGGAATCGGAGCCCCCGAAGACCTGCTTTGTGGGTGACAACGTGACGCTGACGTGCCGGGTGACCGAGGCCACACCGGTGGCACGGCTCACCTGGCTGCGCGGTGTCACCCAGCCCGAGGCGGAGATCCGGCCGGGGGGCAGGTACCTGATCGCCCAGGAGGGCAACGAGTCCCGGCTCACCATCCAGAACTGCTCCCAGGGCACCGACGGTGGCTGCTACGTCTGCAAAGCGCAGAACCCCGTGGGGCTCAGGGAGCTCTTTGTCTGCCTGACCGTGAAGC AGCCGGTGAACATTGTTGGGGTCGTGGGCGCAGTGGTGGTCCTGTCCCTGCTGGCCGTTCTCACCGTCACCGGGGTTGTCTTGTACTACAACCCCCTGCTGTGCCTGAGAG GTGCTGCGTTCAG GAATCAGGACTCAGGCGACGTCTTAGTGCTGGTGGACTCGGAAGACGATGATgagggaaaaggagaagaggagaccacAAGCAGCTCCACCAAACATGAGGCGATGGCGCTGGTCAATGGGAACAGCATCCGGGctgcttcccccagctgcctgacAGAAG GTGACGATGGCGAGCAGCGCGGTGGGGCCTCTCCGcgggaaaggaggggagaagagcTGCGAGGCACGTAG
- the CFAP73 gene encoding cilia- and flagella-associated protein 73 yields the protein MDLNLEESLGRVFRDKLRLPTVLAGDSATLLPSTRVLLKRREAAEVERELQRQRGEFGQRMELLGQRRQQLCQRKDQLQDVILKFNAFLQASAVRRERVLQRARAAGRENDAARLLQELEGLQQHRERLVQQTESLRHFSDYLQDVVARTGQFQDVPAMLAHFAVLARARATLAQEAAAGQERLAQGRAQLQRYQEETDSELLRTRDELARLRARLEAARIEVLQEVRRDTGCPGTPSRQRGSSLQHTGSRDAQCDDGKVGGTSWAELGVPRWPRKCQQQLRMVWDTQSGPPVPALGCRGHVAVAGGWPRAVTLSPGVPLGADPERGHPEDAAAGADQAGRAEPLPARHRTVQGPHGRGSGEH from the exons ATGGACTTGAACCTGGAGGAGAGTTTGGGCCGGGTGTTCCGGGACAAGCTGCGGCTGCC GACGGTGCTGGCGGGTGACAGTGCCACGCTGCTGCCCTCCACACGGGTGCTGCTGAAGCGACGGGAGGCGGCGGAGGTGGAGCGGGAGCTGCAGCGCCAGCGGGGG GAGTTTGGGCAGAGGATGGAGCTCCTGGGGCAGCGccggcagcagctctgccagcgCAAAGACCAACTCCAGGACGTCATCCTCAAATTCAATGCCTTCCTCCAG GCCTCGGCAGTGAGGCGGGAGCGGGTGCTGCAGCgggcgcgggcggcggggcgggagaACGATGCTGCCCGGCTGCTCCAGGAGctggaggggctgcagcagcatcGGGAGCGCCTGGTCCAGCAGACAGAGAGCCTCCGCCACTTCAGCGACTACCTGCAGGACGTGGTGGCCAGGACGGGGCAG TTCCAGGATGTCCCGGCCATGCTGGCCCATTTCGCGGTGCTGGCGAGGGCACGGGCCACCCTGGCACAGGAGGCAGCGGCTGGGCAGGAGCGGCTGGCGCAGGGCCGGGCTCAGCTCCAGCGGTACCAGGAGGAGACCGACAGCGAGCTCCTGCGCACCAGGGACGAGCTGGCCCGGCTCCGGGCTCGCCTCGAGGCCGCCCGCATTGAGGTGCTCCAGGAGGTGAGGAGGGACACGGGGTGCCCAGGGACCCCCTCCAGGCAGAGGGGCAGCAGTTTGCAGCACACGGGGTCCAGGGATGCCCAATGTGATGATGGGAAGGTGGGTGGCAcatcctgggctgagctgggggtCCCGAGGTGGCCCAGAAAGTGTCAGCAGCAGCTGCGCATGGTGTGGGACACACAGTCAGGTCCCCCTGTCCcagctctggggtgcaggggacACGTGGCAGTGGCTGGGGGGTGGCCCAGGGCTGTCACTCTGTCCCCAGGAGTCCCGCTGGGCGCAGATCCAGAGCGCGGCCACCCAGAGGATGCTGCAGCTGGGGCAGATCAAGCTGGCCGTGCTGAACCTCTTCCAGCTCGTCACCGCACAGTTCAAGGTCCCCATGGACGTGGCTCTGGAGAACACTGA